The following are from one region of the Microbacterium paraoxydans genome:
- a CDS encoding DinB/UmuC family translesion DNA polymerase: MGRWYLGLGSGLGPRIVDDTPWVARSHSRETTYQQNLTTPEAVEDALRELAGHAFDDCAAEGRPVMRVHLKVRYAPFETRTFGRKLPAPTADREDVVAMALALGETLDPAREVRLLGVRAEMTMPDEPDGVERTPVRGRI, from the coding sequence ATGGGGCGGTGGTATCTCGGGCTGGGCTCCGGGCTGGGGCCGCGGATCGTCGACGACACTCCGTGGGTGGCACGGAGCCACAGCCGGGAGACCACGTATCAGCAGAACCTCACGACGCCTGAGGCGGTGGAGGACGCGCTGCGGGAGCTCGCGGGACACGCGTTCGACGACTGCGCCGCCGAGGGGCGCCCGGTCATGCGGGTGCATCTCAAGGTGCGGTACGCCCCGTTCGAGACGAGGACATTCGGCCGGAAGCTCCCGGCTCCCACGGCTGATCGAGAGGACGTGGTCGCGATGGCGCTCGCCCTCGGCGAGACCCTCGACCCCGCCCGGGAAGTGCGTCTGCTCGGCGTCCGTGCCGAGATGACGATGCCCGACGAACCGGACGGCGTCGAACGCACCCCCGTGCGCGGTCGCATCTGA
- a CDS encoding RidA family protein: MDITFLQPDGLVRSPAFSHAAVIPPGATTVYIGGQNGVDASGAVVSPDVGAQALRALDNARVALESAGVTLDDVVSWTILIHQDADLRAAYGAVAATLARDGAPPLVTAARVAGLGVPGTLIEVSAIAATVRD, from the coding sequence ATGGACATCACCTTCCTGCAGCCGGACGGCCTCGTCCGCAGCCCCGCATTCAGTCACGCCGCCGTCATCCCCCCGGGGGCGACCACCGTCTACATCGGAGGGCAGAACGGTGTCGACGCCTCCGGCGCCGTCGTCTCCCCCGACGTGGGGGCGCAGGCGCTTAGAGCTCTCGACAACGCCCGGGTCGCGCTGGAGTCGGCGGGGGTGACGCTCGACGACGTCGTGAGCTGGACCATCCTCATCCACCAGGATGCCGACCTGCGCGCGGCGTACGGTGCCGTGGCCGCCACCCTCGCCAGGGACGGCGCCCCGCCGCTGGTGACCGCCGCGCGGGTGGCGGGCCTCGGCGTGCCCGGAACCCTCATCGAGGTGAGCGCGATCGCCGCGACGGTCCGCGACTGA
- a CDS encoding mechanosensitive ion channel family protein: MDLQDLLPTDIDWWQLLLALLVALATWIISRFARRGTTALLRRAPGISTAVGTATAQFVGYAILLLGFGIALALLGANVQPLLAIVVILGIVAILVLRGVADNFAAGVLLQARQTVRIGDEIVVEALDSVIAGTVTELNARAVILHTVDGRTLHIPNARLLSDPVVNDSTRGARRSEVEVRVRRDGTTGIDGVLGPLVDAARTAEGVHRHEGVRALVVSVSGDRLIARLQFWHHPLHGALVSAAVVVAVFDALGGLGTTGTVTSVPAPPPLVPSDAV, encoded by the coding sequence ATGGACCTGCAGGATCTCCTGCCCACCGACATCGACTGGTGGCAGCTGCTGCTGGCCCTGCTCGTCGCTCTCGCGACCTGGATCATCTCGCGGTTCGCACGCCGGGGCACGACAGCCCTGCTCCGGCGTGCTCCCGGCATCTCCACCGCTGTGGGGACCGCGACCGCGCAATTCGTCGGCTACGCGATCCTCCTGCTGGGCTTCGGCATCGCGCTCGCCCTGCTGGGCGCGAACGTGCAGCCCTTGCTCGCGATCGTCGTCATCCTCGGCATCGTCGCGATCCTGGTCCTCCGCGGCGTGGCCGACAACTTCGCGGCCGGTGTGCTGCTGCAGGCGCGGCAGACGGTCCGCATCGGGGACGAGATCGTCGTGGAGGCGCTGGACTCCGTGATCGCCGGGACGGTGACGGAACTCAACGCCCGCGCGGTGATCCTGCACACCGTCGACGGCCGCACCCTCCACATCCCCAACGCACGTCTGCTCTCCGATCCCGTCGTCAACGACTCCACCCGCGGAGCCCGACGCAGCGAGGTGGAGGTCAGGGTGCGACGAGACGGGACGACCGGGATCGACGGCGTGCTCGGGCCGCTCGTCGATGCGGCGAGGACGGCGGAGGGCGTGCATCGGCACGAAGGCGTGCGGGCGCTCGTGGTCAGCGTGAGCGGGGACCGGCTCATCGCGCGACTGCAGTTCTGGCACCACCCGCTGCACGGCGCCCTCGTGAGTGCCGCCGTCGTGGTCGCGGTCTTCGACGCCCTCGGCGGCCTCGGCACGACCGGCACCGTCACCAGCGTCCCGGCCCCGCCACCGCTCGTGCCGTCCGATGCCGTGTGA
- a CDS encoding SHOCT domain-containing protein, which yields MGFWASFWDIIWWFLWIFAFTAYLFALFAIIGDLFRDHKLSGWWKAVWIFFLIFVPFLTALVYLIARGNGMAERSSAEARRAQEAANAYIQQVAGSSPSEEIAKAKALLDAGTITPDEYSLIKAKALQ from the coding sequence ATGGGATTTTGGGCATCGTTCTGGGACATCATCTGGTGGTTCCTGTGGATCTTCGCCTTCACCGCGTATCTCTTCGCCCTGTTCGCGATCATCGGGGACCTGTTCCGCGACCACAAGCTGAGCGGCTGGTGGAAGGCCGTGTGGATCTTCTTCCTGATCTTCGTGCCGTTCCTCACGGCGCTCGTGTACCTCATCGCCCGGGGCAACGGCATGGCCGAGCGCAGCAGCGCGGAAGCCCGTCGAGCGCAGGAGGCCGCGAACGCGTACATCCAGCAGGTGGCCGGCAGCAGTCCGAGCGAGGAGATCGCGAAGGCCAAGGCGCTTCTGGACGCCGGGACCATCACCCCGGACGAGTACTCCCTCATCAAGGCGAAGGCGCTGCAGTAG
- a CDS encoding SulP family inorganic anion transporter produces MSTVHRPPWLLSTLDGYQRRWIVRDVLAGLSAGAVVVPQAMAYATIANLPVQVGLYTCIVPMLVYALLGGSRAMSVSTTSTIATLTATTLVSAGVAAGADDAIGALMMLTLLVGAVLLLARACRLGSLVENISGATVLGLKIGVGATVAVGQLPKLLGESFDFSGHGFIRSLVAVGEALDSVNIPTLLLSAGSIATLLLLKRFAPRVPGTLVVVAAGMLLVGVGGIDDLGVDLIAPVAGGLPVPGIPDLSEAAALVPGALAIAVMAFLESAAVARSLRQATEPQIDSDQELFATGAANTVGAFFAAMPAAGGFSQSAVNQGAGARSQLATLTTVGLAVLVALFLAPVLSLLPEATLAAMVFTAVAGLVNIPELVRWARISRMDFWVATSVAAIGLTAGLLPAVAVGVVVTLVLVLRELNIPRVRVVGRRGSALGLEPERGLYTANALANQRLIVQTVAAQAEPVRTLVLGLPQQVVMSITVLDALEALDRELAQLGVELHLAAVPEAAAAVAARTSWYSALTAAGRVHPAVDAGLRAAADREERPRSPG; encoded by the coding sequence ATGAGCACAGTGCACAGACCACCGTGGCTGCTGAGCACTCTGGACGGCTACCAGCGCCGCTGGATCGTACGCGATGTGCTTGCCGGCCTCTCCGCGGGTGCGGTCGTGGTTCCGCAGGCCATGGCGTACGCGACGATTGCGAATCTCCCGGTTCAGGTCGGCCTCTACACGTGCATCGTCCCCATGCTCGTCTACGCCCTCCTCGGTGGCAGCCGGGCGATGAGCGTCTCGACGACATCGACCATCGCGACCCTCACCGCGACGACGCTGGTCTCGGCAGGCGTCGCCGCGGGCGCAGACGACGCGATCGGCGCGCTCATGATGCTGACCCTCCTGGTGGGAGCGGTTCTGCTGTTGGCACGGGCGTGCCGGCTGGGATCCCTCGTCGAGAACATCAGCGGCGCGACCGTGCTCGGGCTGAAGATCGGGGTGGGGGCGACGGTCGCCGTCGGGCAGCTCCCGAAGCTCCTGGGGGAGTCCTTCGACTTCTCCGGCCACGGCTTCATCCGCTCCCTGGTCGCCGTGGGCGAGGCGCTCGACAGCGTCAACATCCCGACGCTTCTCCTCTCGGCGGGGTCCATCGCCACACTCCTGCTCCTCAAACGCTTCGCTCCGCGGGTCCCGGGCACTCTCGTCGTCGTGGCCGCCGGCATGCTGCTCGTGGGGGTCGGAGGGATCGATGATCTCGGTGTCGACCTCATCGCCCCGGTGGCCGGCGGTCTTCCCGTTCCGGGGATCCCGGACCTGTCCGAGGCCGCGGCGCTCGTGCCGGGAGCGCTGGCGATCGCCGTCATGGCCTTCCTCGAGTCCGCCGCGGTCGCACGCAGCCTGCGCCAGGCGACGGAGCCGCAGATCGACAGCGACCAGGAGCTCTTCGCGACCGGCGCGGCGAACACGGTCGGTGCCTTCTTCGCGGCCATGCCCGCGGCGGGAGGGTTCTCGCAGAGCGCCGTCAACCAGGGTGCCGGAGCGCGTTCCCAGCTGGCGACACTGACCACTGTCGGGCTCGCCGTCCTCGTCGCGTTGTTCCTCGCTCCGGTGCTCAGCCTGCTGCCCGAGGCGACGCTCGCGGCGATGGTCTTCACGGCGGTGGCCGGACTCGTCAACATCCCCGAGCTCGTGCGCTGGGCGCGCATCAGTCGGATGGACTTCTGGGTCGCGACCTCCGTGGCGGCCATCGGTCTCACCGCGGGGCTCCTCCCCGCGGTGGCTGTCGGCGTCGTCGTGACGCTGGTGCTCGTGCTGCGAGAGCTTAACATCCCCCGTGTCCGCGTGGTGGGGAGGCGGGGGAGCGCTCTCGGGCTGGAGCCCGAGCGGGGACTCTACACGGCGAATGCGCTCGCCAATCAGCGGCTCATCGTGCAGACCGTCGCCGCGCAGGCCGAGCCGGTGCGGACGCTCGTGCTCGGACTGCCGCAGCAGGTGGTGATGTCCATCACGGTGCTCGACGCCCTCGAAGCCCTCGATCGGGAGCTGGCGCAGCTCGGCGTGGAGCTCCACCTCGCGGCGGTGCCGGAGGCGGCGGCGGCCGTCGCGGCTCGGACGTCGTGGTACTCCGCCCTGACGGCGGCCGGACGCGTGCACCCCGCGGTCGATGCCGGGCTCCGGGCCGCGGCGGACCGCGAGGAGCGGCCGCGTTCACCCGGGTGA
- a CDS encoding FUSC family protein, giving the protein MAARAGVTWRWSRFGLGVLYAVPAIAVAPFDPAVALALSIGVLPAAVVGLPARRRARSAIPVLGTLVALGLLLGATLALVPVLAVLAVAVLAVLASMLAARERAGQLALTLVLPMVGIGLSFPLSTTTVLLAGAIVAGSVYAWLIALLWPEHEGGVRAAASMPKGRALLMYGALLGLAAATAAAIGFATGVEHVGWATGAVLLVMRPVRGQLVLRSVGRAASVLVGALVAAGFALLSPSGAAIGLAIGVVVGCLGAVQESRWYVAPAFTTFLVLTLLLSTSSEPPTARFLERTLETLLGVALALFFGALIPALLAIRRPTRANVSE; this is encoded by the coding sequence ATGGCGGCACGCGCCGGAGTGACGTGGCGATGGTCGCGGTTCGGTCTCGGCGTGCTCTACGCGGTGCCCGCGATCGCGGTCGCACCGTTCGATCCTGCTGTCGCGCTGGCTCTGAGCATCGGGGTCCTGCCGGCGGCCGTCGTCGGGCTTCCTGCACGGCGACGAGCGCGCTCGGCGATCCCCGTGCTCGGGACGCTGGTCGCGCTGGGGCTCCTGCTCGGTGCCACGCTCGCGCTCGTACCGGTCCTCGCCGTGCTCGCCGTGGCTGTGCTGGCGGTCCTCGCCAGCATGCTCGCCGCGCGGGAGCGCGCCGGTCAGCTCGCGCTGACCCTGGTCCTGCCCATGGTCGGGATCGGTCTGAGCTTCCCGCTGTCGACGACGACAGTCCTCCTGGCCGGCGCGATCGTCGCCGGCTCGGTGTACGCGTGGCTCATCGCCCTCCTCTGGCCGGAACACGAGGGGGGCGTGCGGGCCGCGGCATCGATGCCGAAGGGGCGAGCCTTGCTGATGTACGGGGCGCTGCTGGGTCTCGCCGCCGCGACGGCGGCCGCCATCGGTTTCGCGACCGGGGTCGAGCACGTCGGCTGGGCGACCGGCGCCGTGCTGCTGGTGATGCGTCCGGTGCGCGGCCAGCTCGTCCTGCGCAGCGTCGGTCGGGCGGCGTCGGTGCTCGTCGGAGCGCTGGTCGCGGCGGGGTTCGCCCTGCTGTCTCCGAGCGGGGCGGCGATCGGGCTCGCAATCGGTGTCGTGGTGGGCTGTCTCGGTGCAGTCCAGGAGAGCCGGTGGTACGTCGCGCCGGCGTTCACGACCTTCCTCGTGCTCACGTTGCTGCTGTCGACGTCGTCCGAGCCGCCGACCGCGCGCTTCCTGGAGAGGACGCTCGAGACGCTTCTGGGCGTGGCCCTGGCGCTGTTCTTCGGCGCGCTGATCCCGGCGCTGCTGGCGATCCGGCGGCCGACGCGCGCGAACGTCTCGGAATGA
- a CDS encoding AAA family ATPase, producing the protein MSATGAPLAGPLPPCNRLPARGSKIEIGGFRVLNSAWTAGTGESAAPAAVKGEVRRERLLSRLTAAMDGPWTLTLVSAPAGSGKTRLLSQWAEDLRAHADIELVWVALERGEADLPLVRAALGRVDDRGLQEALAQVPSVRSAAAARALARALAEARRRIVIVVDDVHRVQDEETAQLISTFVQNAPGNVHVVLSGRGTRAIPLARRRIAGVALEIDARALAFDPAEVRAFFRIRGIRLSQGEVSSVLSRTEGWATGLQLMMLDAAGAQTVLAHPLRGDAPEVADYFVEEVLGDLDGELRSFLEATAVAEVFTAELAAELSGAGAVTAMIDRLLRLTVLAGPDTAEPPRYHYPPLLREFLLGRLRQGGADREEQLHRRAADWFATHDEPLLALRHAVRGGETACTAGVLRRCGMQLVLDGRADEVREVMAELPTILRVVPTVRMLIAAAELSCGDPSAAVIVPSVGRGEPDADRRWRQGIELHTALRRGGIAEALDGVGADLRDLSGEEQVDAYVLLEAATAELYSGRLDRAEATARLAGDLARAIGARAAELQAEAVLATSVLFRGRLRDATEAGAALERR; encoded by the coding sequence ATGAGCGCGACGGGCGCTCCCCTTGCGGGACCGCTCCCACCTTGCAATAGACTGCCCGCGAGGGGGAGCAAGATCGAAATCGGGGGGTTTCGAGTGCTGAACAGTGCGTGGACGGCGGGAACGGGCGAGAGCGCGGCACCTGCTGCAGTGAAGGGTGAGGTTCGTCGGGAGCGCCTGCTCTCACGACTGACAGCCGCGATGGACGGGCCGTGGACGCTCACTCTCGTGAGCGCCCCGGCAGGGTCGGGGAAGACCAGGCTGCTGTCGCAATGGGCTGAGGATCTCCGCGCTCACGCAGACATCGAGCTCGTATGGGTGGCGCTGGAGCGCGGGGAGGCGGATCTGCCGCTCGTCCGCGCGGCCCTGGGCAGGGTCGATGATCGCGGCTTGCAGGAGGCGCTGGCACAGGTGCCGTCCGTGCGGTCGGCGGCCGCCGCGCGGGCGCTCGCCAGAGCCCTCGCCGAAGCGAGGAGGCGCATCGTCATCGTCGTCGACGACGTGCACCGCGTGCAGGACGAGGAGACGGCGCAACTGATCTCGACGTTCGTGCAGAACGCGCCGGGCAACGTGCACGTGGTGCTCTCCGGCCGAGGGACCAGGGCCATTCCGCTGGCGCGACGACGCATCGCAGGGGTGGCCCTCGAGATCGACGCCCGAGCGCTCGCGTTCGACCCGGCCGAGGTCAGGGCGTTCTTCCGCATCCGCGGCATCCGGCTCTCGCAGGGAGAGGTCAGCTCCGTGCTCTCCCGCACCGAGGGGTGGGCGACGGGGCTGCAGCTCATGATGCTCGATGCCGCCGGGGCGCAGACGGTCCTCGCCCATCCGCTGCGGGGGGATGCGCCTGAGGTCGCGGACTACTTCGTGGAGGAGGTGCTCGGAGACCTCGACGGCGAGCTGCGGTCATTCCTGGAGGCGACCGCGGTCGCGGAGGTCTTCACCGCCGAGCTCGCCGCGGAGCTCTCAGGGGCCGGCGCGGTCACGGCCATGATCGACCGGCTGCTCCGTCTCACCGTGCTCGCCGGCCCTGACACCGCGGAACCGCCCCGCTACCACTATCCGCCGCTGCTGCGGGAGTTCCTCCTCGGCCGGCTTCGGCAGGGCGGAGCGGACCGCGAGGAGCAGCTCCATCGCCGGGCGGCGGACTGGTTCGCGACGCACGATGAGCCGCTGCTCGCGTTGCGGCATGCCGTGCGCGGCGGGGAGACGGCGTGCACGGCGGGAGTCCTGCGGCGCTGCGGCATGCAGCTCGTGCTGGACGGCCGCGCGGACGAGGTGCGGGAGGTGATGGCCGAGCTTCCGACCATCCTGCGGGTGGTGCCGACGGTGCGGATGCTCATCGCAGCGGCGGAGCTGTCGTGCGGAGACCCCTCGGCTGCGGTGATCGTCCCGTCCGTCGGTCGGGGGGAGCCCGACGCCGACCGCCGCTGGCGGCAGGGGATCGAGCTGCACACCGCGCTCCGGCGGGGCGGGATCGCCGAGGCACTGGACGGCGTCGGTGCCGACCTCCGCGATCTCAGCGGCGAAGAGCAGGTCGATGCCTACGTGCTCCTGGAGGCTGCGACGGCGGAACTCTACAGCGGACGGCTCGACCGGGCAGAGGCGACGGCGCGCCTCGCCGGGGATCTCGCCAGGGCGATCGGAGCGCGTGCGGCGGAGCTCCAGGCGGAGGCGGTTCTCGCGACCAGCGTGCTGTTCCGGGGGAGGCTCCGGGACGCAACCGAGGCGGGAGCCGCTCTGGAGCGCCGCTGA